A genome region from Tolypothrix sp. PCC 7712 includes the following:
- a CDS encoding type II toxin-antitoxin system HicB family antitoxin codes for MVSFNSLINASYDSYNALIEKNQDGTFSATLIGLSDCKSIGQTENEAIEKLQDMLQARLSNSKLVTLQIQSLKTENPWIKVAGMYKDNPLFDEVLAEIEAERQIISAEQEKD; via the coding sequence ATGGTTAGCTTTAACTCTTTGATCAATGCTTCATATGATAGCTATAATGCGCTAATTGAAAAAAATCAAGATGGTACATTTAGCGCCACCCTCATAGGTTTATCAGATTGTAAAAGTATAGGTCAAACGGAAAACGAAGCCATAGAAAAGTTACAAGATATGTTACAAGCGCGTTTGAGTAATTCAAAACTTGTTACTCTACAAATACAATCTCTTAAAACTGAAAATCCTTGGATAAAGGTAGCAGGGATGTATAAAGATAATCCTCTTTTTGATGAAGTGTTAGCTGAAATAGAAGCCGAACGCCAAATAATTAGTGCAGAACAGGAAAAAGATTAG
- a CDS encoding type II toxin-antitoxin system VapC family toxin — MTFVWVLDTDHLSLLQRGHPLLQQRINQINPENLAITVVTLEEQMKGWLNVINKHNDKSPQSENLIMAYKGLRDCIEYLNKLRVLDFDRSAYNYYRELINQKVRIGTRDLRIAAITLSINGILVTRNSKDFAKVPNLQLEDWTIMTF, encoded by the coding sequence GTGACATTTGTATGGGTGCTAGATACAGACCATTTATCACTTCTCCAAAGGGGACATCCACTTCTACAACAGCGGATTAATCAAATAAATCCTGAAAATCTAGCCATTACAGTTGTCACACTAGAAGAGCAAATGAAAGGATGGCTAAATGTCATTAATAAACATAATGATAAATCTCCACAATCGGAAAATTTAATTATGGCTTACAAAGGGTTAAGGGATTGTATTGAATACCTTAACAAGCTCAGAGTTTTAGATTTTGATCGGTCTGCTTACAATTATTATCGAGAATTAATTAACCAAAAAGTTCGGATCGGCACAAGAGATTTACGTATTGCAGCTATCACATTGTCTATAAATGGTATTTTAGTAACACGCAATAGTAAAGATTTTGCCAAAGTTCCTAATTTACAACTAGAAGATTGGACAATTATGACATTCTGA
- a CDS encoding NmrA/HSCARG family protein, translating to MSDKILLIGVTGGTGGNVVKGFLEQGITNLCAITRKIDLNRPSLAKLHDAGVELVEANLDNADSLTAAFTGVAAVYCHATSGDSSKANPQEVERAKQVAQAAKQANIQHFVYNSAGGAERNSGIPHIEQKYQVEQILKAAGLPTTMLRACLFMEEFWKKYTRPSILKGIFPFSIQPDKPLHLITTKDMGRVAAYVIQHPAQYIGREFELAGDVLTPKQMAEAFSQAQGIKVIHKETPAWIFLLLWQKELFNLIQWYRQKGYQADVQQLRKEFPGILTTFSEFLAETHWNNPELTYENLW from the coding sequence ATGTCCGATAAAATTTTGCTCATCGGCGTTACTGGTGGAACTGGTGGAAATGTCGTCAAAGGCTTTCTCGAACAGGGTATAACAAACCTGTGTGCCATTACTAGGAAAATTGACCTTAACCGTCCTTCTCTAGCAAAATTGCATGATGCGGGAGTGGAGTTAGTAGAAGCTAACCTAGATAATGCAGACTCCCTCACCGCCGCTTTTACAGGAGTTGCTGCTGTTTACTGTCACGCCACATCTGGAGATAGTAGCAAAGCCAATCCTCAAGAAGTGGAAAGAGCAAAACAAGTTGCACAAGCAGCAAAACAAGCTAATATCCAACATTTTGTTTATAATTCCGCAGGTGGGGCGGAAAGAAATTCTGGTATTCCCCATATCGAGCAAAAATATCAAGTTGAGCAAATTCTCAAAGCTGCTGGTTTACCCACGACCATGTTACGCGCTTGCTTATTTATGGAGGAGTTTTGGAAAAAATACACGCGTCCTTCTATCCTTAAAGGCATTTTCCCTTTTTCCATTCAGCCTGACAAACCGCTACATTTAATTACTACTAAAGATATGGGGCGTGTAGCAGCCTATGTAATTCAACATCCTGCTCAATATATTGGGCGAGAATTTGAGTTAGCTGGTGATGTGCTAACACCCAAACAAATGGCTGAGGCTTTCTCGCAAGCGCAAGGAATAAAAGTTATCCATAAAGAAACACCCGCTTGGATTTTCTTGTTACTTTGGCAAAAAGAACTATTCAATTTAATTCAGTGGTATCGCCAAAAAGGTTATCAAGCTGATGTTCAGCAATTAAGGAAAGAATTTCCCGGTATTTTGACTACATTTAGCGAATTCCTAGCAGAAACTCATTGGAACAATCCAGAGCTTACCTATGAAAATTTATGGTAA
- the sugE gene encoding quaternary ammonium compound efflux SMR transporter SugE, whose translation MAWIYLLIAGLLEMGWAIGLKYTQGFTKLAPSVVTVACMILSFVLLSKALRTLPVGTAYAIWTGIGAVGTALLGVVLFGEPAEMKRFFCIGLIVAGLLGLRLVS comes from the coding sequence ATGGCTTGGATTTACCTTCTGATTGCTGGTTTGCTAGAGATGGGATGGGCAATCGGTTTGAAGTATACACAAGGATTTACCAAGCTGGCTCCTAGCGTCGTTACCGTTGCTTGTATGATACTGAGTTTTGTATTGCTATCAAAAGCACTCCGCACTTTACCAGTGGGTACTGCTTATGCAATTTGGACTGGTATCGGAGCAGTGGGTACGGCTTTGCTGGGTGTAGTGCTGTTTGGAGAACCTGCTGAGATGAAGCGCTTTTTCTGCATTGGCTTAATTGTTGCAGGTTTGTTGGGGCTGAGGCTTGTTTCTTAA